A single Spirochaetaceae bacterium DNA region contains:
- a CDS encoding SDR family oxidoreductase has translation MNRLDDKVAIITGAAGGIGVAAAQLFAAAGAKVLMVDLEAEALETAAATVEGEVSHFAADVTDPAQAEAYVAAALERYGAVDVLLANAGIEGGNDPIVDCAVEDFDRVMAVNVRGVWLGLKYVMAAMQERGKGGSIVITSSTAGVMGLAGMAPYHTSKHAVIGLMRCAALEGGKHGIRVNTVNPGPIETRMMRSIENQYRPGEGEKWKAGAVRSIPLGHYGRPVDVARMMLFLASDDSAHSSGNTYMVDGGFLAH, from the coding sequence ATGAATCGACTGGACGACAAGGTTGCGATTATCACCGGCGCGGCCGGCGGCATCGGCGTGGCGGCGGCGCAGTTGTTCGCGGCGGCCGGCGCCAAGGTGTTGATGGTGGACCTGGAAGCGGAAGCCCTGGAGACGGCCGCGGCCACCGTGGAAGGGGAGGTCAGTCACTTCGCCGCCGACGTGACCGATCCGGCGCAGGCCGAGGCCTACGTGGCGGCGGCGCTCGAGCGCTACGGCGCGGTCGACGTGTTGCTGGCCAACGCCGGCATCGAAGGCGGCAACGATCCGATCGTCGACTGCGCCGTGGAGGACTTCGACCGCGTCATGGCGGTAAACGTGCGCGGCGTGTGGTTGGGGCTGAAGTACGTGATGGCGGCGATGCAGGAGCGCGGCAAGGGCGGCAGCATCGTCATTACCTCATCGACGGCCGGCGTGATGGGTCTGGCCGGAATGGCGCCCTACCACACCAGCAAGCACGCCGTCATCGGCCTGATGCGCTGTGCGGCATTGGAGGGGGGCAAGCACGGCATCCGCGTCAACACCGTCAACCCGGGGCCGATCGAGACCCGCATGATGCGCTCGATCGAGAACCAGTACCGCCCCGGCGAAGGCGAGAAGTGGAAAGCGGGTGCGGTGCGCTCGATTCCGCTCGGCCACTACGGCCGGCCGGTCGACGTGGCCAGAATGATGCTGTTCCTGGCCAGCGACGACAGTGCCCACAGCAGCGGCAACACCTACATGGTCGACGGCGGCTTCCTGGCACACTAG
- a CDS encoding DUF262 domain-containing protein translates to MNFNTTNNTFRQLMGNGLSYRVPLFQRDYSWGPDEWDDLWQDIVGLFEADPEPAHYMGYLVLQSVDNRAFDIIDGQQRMTTLSLLMLAAVSHLSDLAMPDDPGDPQARRAEQLRASYIGYLDPVSLVPRSKLTLNRHNDTFYQNYLVPLERLPQRGLNASEHLLRRAFSWFKDRIRQRSADDGTAVASFVDGAVDRLFFTVITVTDELNAFKVFETLNARGVRLSATDLLKNYLFSVVARGGAHESEISSLEGRWESIVGLLGSESLPEFLRVYWNSRHRLVRKADLFKTIRGVVDGKAKVFALVRDLDRQARVYAALRNPDDGSWTAGERASLSQLQMFSVRQPLALLLAAFDRYSDEDRAGFARLLRAVAVVSLRYNVICGRQSNEQESVYN, encoded by the coding sequence ATGAACTTCAATACTACCAACAACACGTTCCGCCAACTGATGGGCAACGGGCTCAGCTACCGGGTACCGCTGTTCCAGCGCGACTACTCGTGGGGGCCTGACGAGTGGGACGACCTGTGGCAGGACATTGTCGGGCTGTTCGAAGCCGACCCCGAGCCCGCCCACTACATGGGCTACCTGGTGCTGCAGTCCGTGGACAACCGGGCGTTCGACATCATCGACGGCCAGCAGCGCATGACCACACTCAGCCTGCTGATGCTCGCCGCGGTCTCCCACCTGTCGGACTTGGCGATGCCGGATGATCCCGGCGACCCGCAAGCGCGCCGTGCCGAACAGCTTCGCGCGAGCTACATCGGCTACCTGGATCCGGTCAGCCTGGTCCCGCGTTCGAAGCTCACGCTCAACCGCCACAACGACACTTTCTACCAGAATTACCTGGTACCGCTGGAGCGGCTCCCGCAGCGCGGACTGAACGCATCAGAGCATCTCCTGCGCCGCGCGTTCTCGTGGTTCAAGGATCGCATCCGGCAGCGATCGGCAGATGACGGGACGGCAGTCGCCAGCTTCGTCGACGGGGCGGTGGACCGGCTCTTCTTTACCGTCATCACCGTGACCGACGAACTGAACGCATTCAAGGTCTTCGAGACGCTGAACGCCCGCGGCGTACGCCTCTCGGCGACCGACCTGCTGAAGAACTACCTGTTCTCGGTGGTTGCCCGCGGCGGCGCTCACGAATCCGAAATCTCGTCGCTGGAGGGCCGGTGGGAGTCGATTGTCGGGCTGCTCGGCAGCGAGAGCCTGCCCGAATTCCTGCGCGTGTACTGGAACAGCCGCCACCGCCTGGTCCGCAAGGCAGACCTGTTCAAGACCATTCGCGGCGTCGTCGACGGCAAAGCGAAGGTGTTCGCCTTGGTTCGCGACCTCGACCGCCAGGCGCGGGTATACGCGGCCCTCCGCAACCCGGATGACGGCTCGTGGACCGCCGGTGAACGCGCCAGCCTGTCACAGTTGCAGATGTTCAGCGTACGCCAACCGCTGGCGCTGTTGCTGGCCGCGTTCGATCGCTACTCCGATGAGGACCGGGCAGGGTTTGCGCGCCTGCTGAGGGCGGTGGCGGTAGTTTCCTTGCGGTACAACGTGATCTGCGGGAGGCAGAGCAACGAGCAGGAGTCAGTCTACAACTAG
- a CDS encoding HNH endonuclease family protein yields MRTTSSRNRKVARFLLFQIERHASGSSFDFESARYDLEHVLPENPSADWQQFDDQQRDACAYRLGNLTLLTATDNRAAANAGYRTKRTIYQTSEFAITRKLADDYDTWTPDKIRARQSWMARQATTLWRIDF; encoded by the coding sequence CTGCGTACCACCAGCAGCCGAAACAGGAAGGTCGCCCGCTTCCTGCTGTTCCAGATCGAACGGCATGCATCGGGAAGCAGCTTCGACTTCGAGAGCGCGCGATACGACCTGGAGCACGTGCTGCCCGAGAATCCGAGCGCCGACTGGCAACAGTTCGACGACCAACAGCGCGACGCATGCGCCTATCGCCTCGGCAACCTGACACTCCTCACCGCGACCGACAATCGAGCCGCCGCAAACGCCGGCTACCGTACGAAACGAACAATCTACCAAACCAGCGAATTCGCCATAACGCGTAAGCTCGCCGACGACTACGACACCTGGACCCCCGACAAGATCCGCGCCCGCCAATCCTGGATGGCCCGCCAAGCCACCACCCTCTGGCGCATCGACTTCTAA
- a CDS encoding acyl-CoA thioesterase, protein MPVKERPDFVHPVTVRLYHTDAAGVIFCSRLLEMAHEAYEALLDEAGLGVPRILAEGEVLLPVVAVEAEFTKPIRVGDRLQVELRLSRTGDHSYRVTYRFRDPAGQVKARATTRHVALDGSGAGPVQLPPPLARLANRPGAP, encoded by the coding sequence ATGCCCGTCAAGGAGCGTCCCGACTTCGTCCACCCGGTCACCGTGCGGCTGTACCACACCGACGCCGCCGGGGTGATCTTCTGCTCGCGACTGCTCGAGATGGCGCACGAGGCATACGAGGCGCTCCTGGACGAGGCCGGGCTGGGCGTGCCCCGGATCCTGGCAGAGGGCGAGGTGCTCCTGCCGGTGGTGGCCGTGGAAGCCGAGTTCACGAAGCCGATCCGCGTGGGCGACCGCTTGCAGGTCGAGCTCCGCCTGTCCCGTACCGGCGACCACTCCTACCGGGTGACCTACCGCTTCCGCGACCCGGCGGGCCAGGTCAAGGCGCGCGCCACCACCCGCCACGTCGCGCTCGACGGCTCCGGCGCCGGACCGGTGCAACTGCCACCGCCCCTGGCCCGGCTCGCGAATCGCCCTGGCGCCCCGTAG
- the ppc gene encoding phosphoenolpyruvate carboxylase produces the protein MRADIHLLGDLLGHTLVRQHGAELLELVERVRSQSKQARDPGADDRAAAELDALLAGLDIGDITNLVRAFSTFFQLANVAEQTHRVDEHGPRSGIARGRLRALFDHIREDVAQRTALREVADRLDVRPVFTAHPTEAARRSVLTKLQRIGELLYEQADPRLTAVDRERIRRRLAEAIDLIWQTDELRVNRPTPVDEARAAIYYLEELLRGVSGELFDEFDAQLARVGIELPAHARTLHFGSWVGGDRDGNPLVTAEVTTAVLELQHDRALAGLLRAVDELSAELSSSEHVHGVSEELAGSLRRDAAALPATDREARRRNTGESYRLKLAFMRRRLENTRRRIAEHARHVPRHDYLTADELVAELELLQRSLRAHRGEVIADGAVRRLLRRTAAFGFHLATLDVREHAEKHHAALAALYRRLPDAPDYAALSPRERFEVLAAELARRRPIGTPATRLPDEPGVTLSTMQAVRAALDRFGTRAIESYIISETLGADDVLAAVVLARETGLVDLSAGHAAIGFVPLFETPESIRHADDTLGKLLREPSYRELLRLRGGPQEVMLGYSDSNKLGGITTAQWGLNRCALRLREVAAAAGVPLRFFHGRGGTVGRGGGPTAEAILAQPWGTVDGTIKITEQGEVVADKYALPRLARDNLELTLAASIEATVLHRSAERPTADLERWNAAMEVASRAAYSAYRALVDHPSLVPYFLTATPVEELASLKIGSRPSRRPGKDAGIDGMRAIPWVFGWTQTRQVVPGWFGVGSGLAAARAAGVDFLTDMYERWPFFRMFLSNVEMVLAKTDLVTARRYVDALVPAAHRHIYDLIAAEHERSVREVLAATGKPALLADYPVLKRTLDVRSAYLEPLHLLQIALLEQHRASDTVDPRVERAILLTVNGLAAGLRNTG, from the coding sequence ATGCGGGCGGACATCCACCTGCTCGGCGACCTGCTCGGCCATACCCTGGTGCGGCAGCACGGCGCGGAGCTGCTGGAACTGGTCGAGCGGGTGCGCTCGCAGAGCAAGCAGGCGCGCGACCCCGGCGCCGATGACCGCGCCGCCGCCGAGCTCGACGCCCTGCTGGCCGGGCTCGACATCGGCGACATCACCAACCTGGTGCGCGCCTTTTCCACCTTCTTCCAACTGGCCAACGTGGCCGAGCAGACCCACCGGGTGGACGAGCACGGGCCTCGCAGCGGCATCGCCCGCGGACGCCTGCGGGCGCTGTTCGATCACATCCGGGAGGACGTCGCGCAACGCACCGCGCTGCGCGAGGTGGCCGATCGCCTCGACGTGCGGCCGGTGTTCACCGCCCACCCCACCGAAGCCGCGCGCCGTTCCGTGCTCACCAAGCTGCAGCGCATCGGCGAGCTGCTCTACGAACAGGCGGACCCGCGCCTTACCGCGGTGGACCGGGAGCGCATCCGGCGCCGCCTCGCCGAGGCGATCGACCTGATCTGGCAGACCGACGAACTGCGCGTGAACCGCCCTACCCCCGTGGACGAGGCGCGGGCGGCGATCTACTACCTGGAGGAGCTGCTGCGCGGGGTGAGCGGCGAACTGTTCGACGAGTTCGATGCCCAGCTCGCGCGGGTCGGCATCGAGCTGCCCGCTCACGCCCGCACGCTGCACTTCGGGAGTTGGGTCGGCGGCGACCGCGACGGCAACCCGCTGGTGACGGCGGAAGTGACCACGGCCGTGCTGGAATTGCAGCACGACCGCGCGCTGGCCGGACTGCTGCGCGCGGTGGACGAGCTGTCCGCGGAGCTCAGCAGTTCCGAGCATGTCCACGGGGTGTCGGAGGAACTCGCAGGCAGCCTGCGCCGCGACGCCGCGGCGCTGCCGGCAACCGACCGGGAGGCGCGGCGCCGCAACACCGGCGAGAGCTACCGGCTCAAGCTGGCGTTCATGCGCCGGCGCCTGGAGAACACGCGCCGGCGCATCGCCGAGCACGCGCGCCACGTGCCGCGCCACGACTACCTGACCGCCGACGAGCTGGTGGCGGAGCTGGAACTGCTGCAGCGCTCGTTGCGCGCCCACCGCGGCGAGGTGATCGCCGACGGCGCGGTGCGCCGCCTGCTGCGCCGGACGGCGGCATTCGGCTTCCACCTGGCGACGCTGGACGTGCGCGAGCACGCCGAGAAACACCACGCGGCGTTGGCCGCACTGTACCGCCGCCTGCCCGACGCCCCCGATTACGCGGCGCTCTCCCCGAGGGAGCGGTTCGAGGTACTCGCCGCCGAACTCGCCCGCCGGCGGCCGATCGGCACCCCTGCCACCCGGCTGCCGGACGAGCCGGGCGTGACGCTGTCCACGATGCAGGCGGTGCGCGCGGCCCTCGACCGGTTCGGAACGCGCGCCATCGAGAGCTACATCATTTCCGAGACCCTCGGTGCCGACGACGTCCTCGCCGCCGTGGTGCTGGCGCGCGAGACCGGCCTGGTCGACCTGTCGGCGGGGCACGCCGCGATCGGCTTCGTGCCGCTGTTCGAGACCCCCGAATCGATCCGGCACGCGGACGACACCCTGGGCAAGCTGCTGCGCGAGCCGAGCTACCGCGAGCTGCTGCGACTTCGCGGCGGCCCGCAGGAGGTGATGCTCGGCTACTCCGACTCCAACAAGCTCGGCGGCATCACCACCGCGCAGTGGGGACTGAACCGTTGCGCTCTGCGCCTGCGCGAGGTGGCCGCGGCGGCGGGCGTGCCGCTGCGCTTCTTTCACGGCCGCGGCGGCACCGTCGGGCGGGGAGGCGGCCCCACCGCGGAGGCGATCCTGGCGCAGCCGTGGGGCACCGTGGACGGCACCATCAAGATCACCGAGCAGGGCGAGGTGGTGGCGGACAAGTACGCGCTGCCGCGGTTGGCGCGCGACAACCTGGAGCTGACCCTGGCGGCCTCGATCGAGGCCACCGTGCTGCACCGCAGCGCCGAGCGCCCGACCGCCGACCTGGAACGCTGGAACGCGGCCATGGAAGTCGCCTCACGGGCTGCCTATTCCGCTTACCGAGCGCTGGTGGACCACCCGTCACTGGTGCCCTACTTCCTGACCGCCACCCCGGTCGAGGAGCTGGCCTCCCTGAAGATCGGCTCGCGGCCGTCGCGCCGGCCCGGCAAGGACGCCGGCATCGACGGCATGCGCGCCATTCCGTGGGTGTTCGGCTGGACCCAGACGCGGCAGGTGGTGCCGGGCTGGTTCGGCGTGGGCAGCGGGCTGGCTGCCGCGCGTGCGGCGGGAGTGGACTTTCTGACCGACATGTACGAGCGCTGGCCATTCTTCCGCATGTTCCTGTCCAACGTGGAGATGGTGCTGGCCAAGACCGACCTGGTCACCGCCCGGCGCTACGTCGACGCCCTGGTACCCGCCGCCCACCGCCACATCTACGACTTGATCGCCGCCGAGCATGAGCGCTCGGTGCGGGAGGTGCTGGCCGCCACCGGCAAGCCCGCGCTGCTGGCCGACTACCCGGTGCTGAAACGCACCCTGGACGTGCGCTCCGCCTACCTGGAGCCGCTCCACCTGCTGCAGATCGCCCTGCTTGAGCAGCACCGCGCCTCCGACACCGTCGATCCGCGTGTCGAGCGCGCCATCCTGCTCACCGTCAACGGCCTCGCCGCCGGCCTCCGCAACACCGGATAG
- a CDS encoding phytanoyl-CoA dioxygenase family protein — MEQGRDSHTARPHETIERDAYATFDRLAEGIELSDTDQARVDEAVRSVSENGYAIVTGFLDDERTRRVREELAAVFDLPDHLVLKGKRLPAGGGEHTIHVCNLFARTRAVDHIATDPLLLKVIEGVLGPAFQLSVACAMRPGPGAVNQVLHRDDVMYGVPRPHFPVVANTLIALDDFTRENGATRVVPGSHRSVEPVDQDAEAVDAQMPAGSLLVWDGAVWHGSGANRTPDRYRTSINLNFNLSWLRQQENQYLGIPREVVAGLPELLQRLLGYNRSQFGGVSRTSSLDYFRKQRLAVPHGR; from the coding sequence ATGGAGCAGGGAAGGGATTCGCATACGGCAAGGCCGCACGAGACAATCGAGCGTGACGCTTACGCCACGTTCGACCGGCTCGCCGAGGGCATCGAACTGTCGGACACCGATCAGGCGCGAGTGGATGAAGCGGTCCGGTCGGTGAGCGAGAACGGATACGCCATCGTGACCGGCTTTCTCGACGACGAGCGCACGCGGCGTGTTCGCGAGGAGCTGGCCGCGGTGTTCGATCTGCCCGACCACCTGGTCCTCAAGGGCAAGCGCCTGCCGGCCGGCGGCGGAGAGCACACGATCCACGTCTGCAACCTGTTCGCCCGGACGCGCGCGGTGGATCACATCGCCACCGATCCGCTGCTCCTCAAGGTGATCGAGGGGGTGCTCGGGCCGGCGTTTCAGCTCTCGGTGGCGTGTGCGATGCGTCCCGGCCCCGGCGCCGTGAACCAAGTGCTGCACCGCGACGACGTGATGTACGGGGTCCCGCGCCCGCACTTCCCGGTGGTCGCCAACACGCTGATCGCGCTGGACGACTTCACCCGCGAGAACGGGGCCACGCGGGTGGTGCCCGGCAGCCACCGGTCGGTCGAGCCGGTCGACCAGGACGCGGAGGCGGTCGACGCCCAGATGCCGGCGGGTTCGCTGCTGGTGTGGGACGGCGCGGTGTGGCACGGCAGCGGCGCGAACCGGACTCCGGATCGGTATCGCACCTCCATCAACCTCAACTTCAACCTGAGCTGGCTGCGCCAGCAGGAGAACCAGTACCTCGGCATCCCCCGCGAGGTAGTAGCCGGCCTGCCGGAACTCCTGCAGCGCCTGCTCGGCTACAACCGCAGCCAGTTCGGCGGCGTCAGCCGCACCTCCTCCCTGGACTACTTCCGCAAACAGCGCCTCGCGGTACCGCACGGACGCTGA
- a CDS encoding ABC transporter substrate-binding protein, whose product MEKGGARWFSTPDTTISESNRRFIDPDNTHWEVVTMNRYTTVLIAILATSATVLWATGESEGAAVIEQEMVENWLGETVPKPQHGGVLNIPTAFTAVDSWDQWRYHQTGTPFTAGIYQAFGAIDIRTPIEDNQFQSAMFTWDQWYGIIAESWEQVDPLTLTIGVRQGIKWQNKEPMNGRELTADDVVFTLHRQYGLGSGYTEKSPHLGDVHVEWFAGAEVTAPDRYTVKIVTTEPRPFLAFATMCFGCGFVIQPPEVVKQYGDLEDWHNAVGTGAWMLVDYVPGSKVQYARNPDYWENDPRYPDQNLQLPYADELNVLMIPDESTRMAALRTGKVAMAGGSQQNIDWRTAESLQQTNPELEYLEVAGSGGNAWGFSMRVDREPFDDIRVRQAMAMAVNTTEIAEDYYGGNAEEYPYAKLSLPWPKQYIKPIDWFTPEVQATFGYDPEAAKQLLAEAGYADGFKTDMPISAVMDLELYELAVSYLAAVGIDVDIRVMEHGVYKDIEYAAEYDGMFSQYDPMSVLPPYHVLSWYQTGIGWNASQVSDPVYDNLRLAVLKETDKEKQDEMFHRLYAMPYENTWIIPFALAKEFVFWQPWLKHFRGEEKTHGCDQKLNVMKYVWIDQQLKNEMGH is encoded by the coding sequence ATGGAGAAGGGAGGTGCACGCTGGTTCTCGACACCAGACACGACTATAAGTGAGTCGAATCGTCGATTCATCGACCCGGACAACACACATTGGGAGGTAGTGACTATGAATCGCTACACAACTGTCCTGATCGCAATCCTGGCAACCTCAGCAACCGTGCTGTGGGCAACCGGCGAATCAGAAGGGGCAGCCGTTATCGAGCAAGAGATGGTGGAAAACTGGCTCGGTGAAACCGTGCCGAAGCCGCAGCATGGCGGCGTGCTCAACATCCCGACCGCGTTCACTGCAGTCGATTCCTGGGATCAGTGGCGCTATCACCAGACCGGAACGCCGTTTACCGCCGGTATCTACCAGGCTTTCGGAGCAATAGACATCAGGACGCCGATCGAGGACAACCAGTTCCAGAGCGCCATGTTTACCTGGGACCAGTGGTACGGCATCATCGCCGAGAGCTGGGAGCAGGTCGATCCTCTGACCCTTACCATCGGCGTCAGGCAGGGCATAAAGTGGCAGAACAAGGAACCGATGAACGGTCGCGAACTGACCGCCGATGACGTCGTCTTCACGCTGCACCGGCAGTACGGCCTGGGCAGCGGCTACACCGAAAAGAGCCCGCACCTCGGCGACGTTCACGTGGAATGGTTTGCCGGCGCGGAGGTAACCGCTCCCGACCGCTACACAGTCAAGATCGTTACCACGGAGCCGCGACCGTTCCTGGCGTTCGCTACCATGTGCTTTGGCTGCGGCTTCGTCATTCAGCCGCCGGAAGTCGTCAAGCAATACGGCGACCTGGAGGATTGGCACAATGCGGTCGGTACCGGAGCCTGGATGCTGGTCGACTACGTGCCCGGATCGAAGGTGCAATATGCGCGCAATCCGGACTACTGGGAGAATGATCCGCGTTATCCGGACCAAAACCTTCAACTACCATACGCAGACGAGCTCAATGTCCTCATGATACCGGACGAGTCCACGCGCATGGCCGCATTGCGGACCGGCAAGGTGGCGATGGCCGGCGGTTCACAACAGAATATCGACTGGCGCACCGCGGAGAGTCTGCAACAGACGAATCCCGAGCTCGAATACCTCGAAGTGGCTGGATCGGGAGGCAACGCCTGGGGCTTCAGCATGCGTGTCGACCGGGAGCCCTTCGACGATATCCGGGTGCGGCAAGCCATGGCGATGGCCGTGAACACGACGGAGATCGCGGAGGACTACTACGGCGGCAACGCGGAAGAGTATCCGTACGCCAAGCTGTCGTTGCCGTGGCCCAAGCAGTACATCAAACCGATCGACTGGTTCACCCCGGAAGTCCAGGCCACCTTCGGCTATGACCCGGAGGCGGCGAAACAGCTTCTCGCGGAGGCCGGCTACGCCGACGGCTTCAAGACGGATATGCCGATTTCCGCGGTAATGGACCTCGAGTTGTATGAGCTCGCGGTCAGCTACCTGGCGGCGGTCGGTATCGACGTCGACATCAGAGTGATGGAGCACGGTGTCTACAAGGACATCGAATATGCCGCCGAATACGACGGGATGTTCTCTCAGTATGACCCGATGTCGGTGCTGCCTCCGTATCACGTCCTGAGCTGGTACCAGACCGGCATCGGATGGAACGCCAGTCAGGTCAGCGACCCGGTGTATGACAACCTGCGGCTCGCCGTACTGAAGGAAACCGACAAGGAAAAGCAGGATGAAATGTTCCACCGGTTGTACGCGATGCCGTACGAGAATACGTGGATCATTCCGTTTGCCCTGGCCAAGGAGTTCGTGTTCTGGCAGCCATGGCTGAAGCACTTCCGCGGCGAGGAGAAGACCCACGGCTGCGACCAGAAGCTGAACGTCATGAAGTACGTCTGGATCGACCAGCAACTGAAAAACGAGATGGGCCACTAG
- a CDS encoding ABC transporter permease codes for MSSRAEQTGAGAAVEPLRRGPLVEFCGRLVREKPLGALGGVVVLMFFFTGIFAPVLAPDGVNEPHPSDRLSPPSAQYLLGTDTLGRDMLSRVIYGARISMMVGVFATLLSVAVSLLIGIPSAFLGGKYDMLMQRFVDAWMCFPDILILITIMSIVGPGIGQVILIVGLHMGITTSRVIRSAVLGIKEQVYVQAADAIGCRLWRIFARHLLPNIMPAVLIIVSIRMGSVILLEATLSFLGFGVPPPEPSWGGMLSRTGRKYLFLAPGLALWPGLALGAVIYGVNMFGDAVRDLLDPRLRGGAGSYAGMETKRTAILAGKTESQ; via the coding sequence GTGAGTAGTCGCGCCGAGCAGACCGGTGCGGGCGCCGCGGTGGAGCCGCTCAGACGGGGTCCGCTGGTTGAGTTTTGCGGCCGGTTGGTCCGGGAAAAGCCGCTGGGGGCGCTCGGTGGAGTCGTGGTCCTGATGTTTTTTTTCACCGGGATTTTCGCGCCGGTCCTGGCCCCTGACGGGGTCAATGAGCCGCATCCGTCCGACCGCTTGAGCCCGCCGTCGGCGCAGTACCTTCTGGGCACCGATACGCTCGGCAGGGACATGCTCAGCCGGGTCATCTACGGAGCTCGAATATCCATGATGGTCGGCGTATTCGCCACCCTGCTGTCGGTCGCGGTGTCTCTGCTGATCGGTATCCCGAGCGCGTTCCTCGGCGGCAAGTACGACATGCTCATGCAGCGCTTCGTCGACGCCTGGATGTGCTTTCCCGATATCCTGATTCTGATCACCATCATGTCGATCGTCGGGCCCGGTATCGGACAGGTGATATTGATTGTCGGATTGCACATGGGCATCACTACTTCACGGGTAATAAGAAGTGCAGTGCTCGGCATCAAGGAACAGGTCTACGTGCAGGCGGCGGACGCCATTGGATGCCGGCTGTGGAGGATCTTCGCGCGCCACCTGCTGCCCAATATCATGCCCGCCGTGCTGATCATCGTTTCGATCAGAATGGGGAGCGTCATCCTGCTGGAAGCCACGCTGAGCTTTCTCGGATTCGGGGTCCCCCCGCCGGAGCCGAGTTGGGGCGGTATGCTGAGTCGCACCGGACGCAAGTACCTGTTCCTGGCGCCTGGCCTCGCGCTCTGGCCGGGCCTCGCCCTCGGCGCCGTGATCTACGGGGTCAACATGTTCGGAGACGCGGTGCGCGACCTGCTCGATCCCAGGCTGCGAGGGGGCGCCGGCAGCTACGCCGGCATGGAGACCAAGAGAACGGCGATCCTGGCCGGCAAGACAGAGTCTCAGTAG
- a CDS encoding ABC transporter permease: MAGYLIRRTLLVIPTLFIVTLIVFFTVRLIPGDIITLTLSELGGGIGNIDRERLEKMLGLDVPAHVQYVRWIGNILMHGDLGNSLRWKTPITEEIMRRIPVSFEVGLLALILSQLVAVPIGVYSALRQDTIGDYVGRIFAIFGIAVPGFWLATMVMVYPSIWWNWSPPVLYVPFSEDPLENLKTVLVPAIVLGMSMSGVTMRMSRTMMLDVLRQDYVRTAWSKGLRERLVVFRHALKNALIPVITYIGLMIPVLIGGQVVIEKIFALPGMGMLAVDALSYRDYTIVSGVNLFFAGFVLLVNLGVDLTYAWLDPRISYDTGRDAGSE; the protein is encoded by the coding sequence ATGGCCGGGTATCTGATCAGACGGACGCTGCTCGTCATCCCCACGCTGTTCATCGTCACCCTCATCGTCTTCTTCACCGTTCGGCTCATTCCCGGTGACATCATTACCTTGACGCTGTCTGAATTGGGCGGCGGCATCGGCAACATCGACCGCGAGCGGCTGGAAAAGATGCTGGGGCTGGACGTGCCGGCTCACGTCCAGTACGTGCGCTGGATCGGAAATATCCTGATGCATGGAGACCTGGGCAACTCACTGCGCTGGAAGACGCCAATCACCGAAGAGATAATGCGCCGCATCCCGGTCTCTTTCGAAGTGGGACTGTTGGCCCTTATTCTGTCGCAGCTCGTGGCGGTACCGATCGGTGTCTACTCCGCCCTGCGGCAGGACACGATCGGCGACTACGTGGGCCGCATATTCGCCATATTCGGTATCGCCGTTCCCGGTTTCTGGCTGGCCACCATGGTGATGGTCTACCCGTCCATCTGGTGGAACTGGTCGCCGCCCGTGCTGTATGTGCCCTTTTCCGAAGATCCGCTGGAAAACCTGAAGACGGTCCTGGTTCCCGCAATCGTGCTGGGCATGAGCATGTCCGGCGTCACCATGAGGATGTCGCGTACCATGATGCTGGACGTGTTGCGCCAGGACTACGTCCGGACCGCCTGGTCGAAGGGTCTCCGCGAACGGCTGGTGGTGTTCCGGCACGCGCTCAAGAATGCGTTGATTCCGGTGATCACCTACATCGGGTTGATGATTCCGGTCCTGATTGGCGGCCAGGTGGTGATCGAGAAGATATTTGCACTGCCGGGCATGGGCATGCTTGCGGTGGACGCGCTGAGCTACCGGGACTACACGATTGTCTCCGGCGTGAACCTGTTCTTTGCCGGATTCGTGCTGCTGGTCAACCTTGGGGTCGATCTGACCTACGCGTGGCTCGATCCGCGGATTTCATACGACACCGGGCGGGATGCAGGCAGTGAGTAG